A segment of the Rhizobium sp. ZPR4 genome:
TCATAGGTCCAGGCGCCTTGCACTTGGTCTGGCCCAAACATCTCTGGATAGAGAGAGGCAAACTTTTCGGCTATGTGCATCCCCGGAACGTGCTTATGGCCAGCGTGCTGTGGACCGCTTGCGAACCATTTGCGCGCAAGTACACGGCGCTCGGTCGGGTTGGGACCATCCAAAAACGGAGTTCGACCGTGAATGACCCAGTGGTTCCTTGCGAAAATTCCACTTCCGGTCTTGTCGAGGTGAATTACCGATGAACCTGGAGCAAAAGGTTTAGTGTAGTGGTTAAGGTACAAAGCTGCACGCTCGAGCGCAGGAACACCCGTTCTCCAAATGATATCACATTCATCTACCGCGAGACGAAAAAACACCTGCGGCAGTTCGGCTTCATTCAAAAACAACACCGGTGTAGTCACTTTAATAGCTTGTCGCCCAAGTGGCCTTAGAGCTGTAATGGCATCCGGAAGGAAAAGGCTTGTGAATGCATCGGGATCCTTTAGCGCGAGACTAAGGGTCAATCGAACAACATTCTGGAGGAAGGTAAATCCACCCCAAATTGGCGGCGAATCAAGATATAGAGCAAACACTTCAACCGCTCCGCCATAACCCAAGCCATCGTTATGTGCGTCGAATTTCTCTGATGTTTCTGCCAAATTTCGATCGGTCGGTTTTTCAGGTTTTGTCTCAAGATTATAAATCTTCAAAGTTCCATCAGGCGGACCGAAACGCGCGACAGCTTCCGGAGAGCCCTCCCCAGGGTTCGTCATCGGATATTTCACCGGTATGACATCGGAAATTTGATGGGCAATTTCCAACAGCGGATGAGAAAAACTGCTTTGTTCCTCGGGGTTCAAAACAATAAAATAGGTCCCTCCTCGTTCACCCCAATACTGATCTGCGAGGGCTTGCTTTTCCTCCGACGAGATCTTCCTGAAGTCTTTGATGAAAACTGGTGGGAGAACCGCCGGCAGGTGCTCGGTTGGTTCAGGAACGTCTTTTAGAGAAGCACATCCGATATCTTTCAAAGCTTTCTCGAGAAAAATGTCTCGCTGCTCGAGAAAGGCGCGCTCGCGCGCATCCAATGCTAGGTTTTTCAACACGAAAGTTTCCCCAAAAAATTGAATACCGCTTTAGGTAGCATTGAATAAATTGCTTCACAATAGCCTCGGCGCCGGACGCGAGACGTTCGTATATGATTCAGACTTAATGGCACATATCCGCTATTGATCGACATGCGTCCGCTTCATCATAGGACGAAGATTGGGTTGGGCTGGACGACCAATGTTCGGAAGCTCTATCTACCCTGAGCGCTTCTCACCAATCAATGGCGGCGGTCGTTCGGGACCGCTTCATTGCTACGGGCAAGAGATGGTGGCGCGTCGACGTGTCGGCAACGATGAGCAGTCTGCGAGAGCGGGCTTGATACCATCGCATTTGGGACACCACAGGCATATTAACGCTACGATTGGAGAAAGGAGCTGTGGACAACCATTTGTAGATGAATATATTCGATTATCGCGCAAAATTTTTAATATGCAACGCGTCATGCGCGTTCAATTTAGACAGGGCTCCTTCGTATGCTCAATGGTGATTTCAACAGCGTCGTGGTGTTGGGGGCCGGCGGAGGTTTCGGTCGTTTTTTCAGCCAGCGTTTATCCTCGACCGCGAAGAATTTAACGCGCGTAGACATCAACCCTAGCCCCGGTTGCTTAGTAGGTGATGCGGCAAACCTTCAAGGAGAAGATTTCAACGACGCGCTTAAGACTGCAGATCTGGTATTGCTGTGTCTGCCGGAAGAGCCGGCGAAACGAGCACTTCGCACTCTTTGTAATTTACTACACCCATCCTGTTTACTTGTTATTACGTGTTCTGTGATGAACGATTTCTCCCAAATTACGCAGTCTGCAAAAGCCAATGGCAGCACACTGCAGGACGTCTTATTCATCAATCCGTTGTTTGCACCGGACCTTGACCCATCTGGCCGTTCGCTTGCAGCCGCATCAGCCGGTGATGGAGTGGGCCAGAAAGCATTCCTTCGCTTGATAGAGTCGTGGGGGCTTCGTCTAGTGGAGACAGATCCCAACTCCCATGATCAACTGACTGCCCTTTATCAGGTGTCCGTCCACGCGGCCGTAATTGCTGTAGTATTAGCTTGGTCAAAGTCCAACGTACGACTAGATTCTACGTTCGCACCACCGCCAGCTCGCGCCATTAAACTTCTCGCGGCAAGAATATTGTCCGGTCAACCTGCTACTTATTGGGCGATCCAGAAGGAAAATCCTCATGCGAAAAGCGCCCGAAATTCTCTTCTGGAGGCTTTAAAGGAGCTCGACGCGATCTTCTCAAGTGACGAAATTGAGAACTTCGAAGGTGTTCGAGAAGCTTGCGGAGCGCTTTTCGGTGACAACACCATTTATGAACATGCGGAGGCTTGTGCAGAAATGTTTCGCGCGATTCCGAACCCTAGGTCACAGTAGTGTTGTTCGACGTTTGACAGTGGCGTGTATGTGTTTCGCGGAGGTTCGCGCATCCAGTGGATGGAATCTCCCCATTGCGATTGACGATCAGCTTTAAGGACAGGAAATGGCTTCCCTAGAAGGACACGACGTCGAGGGACTCGTCGACGTCTTCCGTCGCAACGCCCACCTCAGAGCAGATGATATCGCCTACAACTTTCTGCATACCACGACGGTGACGGAGAGTATAACTTATGGTCAGCTTTACTGCGCCGTTCGCGATATAGCATATAGTCTTCAAGATCATGTCGAGGCCAACGGCCGTGCGGTGCTTTGCTATCCACCCGGCTTGGATTTTGTGAAAGCATTTTGGGCGTGCCATCTTGCGGGAGTAATTGCGGTCCCTGTCCCGGTAATCTTCCGGCCTCGCGATCGTGCACTTTTTAATCACATGATTTCCAATTGTGCGCCGTCGGTAGTACTTACCGACAGCGACACTTCACGACGGCTAAGCCAACAAAAGTTGGAGTTGGGTAAAGCGACGGTACTTTGCACAGACGCGATACCGGAGGCTCCCGCCTTATGGGATGTGAGTTCAAGCGCTAGCTTGTCTCCTAGAACAGCTGTCCTGCAATATACCTCCGGCTCCACGTCGACGCCAAAAGGCGTTATGATTTCGGATGCCAATCTGATCTTTACCGCTCGCTCAATGATTAATGCGACGGGATTGAGTAAGGATAGCGTCGGCCTCAACTGGGTGCCGCATTACCATGATATGGGGCTTGTAGGGGGCATTGTCACACCAATGGTGGCCGGCTTTCCAGTATTCCTCATGTCGCATTTTTCTGCGATGTCTCGACCGGCGTCATGGTTAAAAGCCATCTCCGAAAATCGCGTTACTATTTCAGGCGGGCCTAATTTTGCGTTCGAAGCATGTTTGCGTATTCCTGACGCCGAGATCCTCGACATCAATTTGAAGTCCTGGACAGTCGCATACAACGGAGCGGAGCCGATTCGCGAAGCAACGTTGCGGCGGTTCCAAGAAAGATTCAGTTTCGCCGGTTTTTCCCGTAAAGCGATTTATCCGTGCTATGGACTTGCGGAGTCCACTTTAATGGTCGCGGGTGGTCCCTCGTTTCGCGGCTTTGCCAGTCTTTCGGTTGATACGAGCGCATTCCGGTCTGGCGCTGTGGTGGAAGCGCCAGCAGACAGCGGAATTGATGTTACCAGACTAGTCTCATCTGGCACTGTCCTTGAATCCTGCAAAATAGAAATCGTTGATCCACAAACGAGAACGCGTTGCCCAAAGGAGAAAATCGGTGAGATCTGGATTAAAGGACCGCATGTCGGCTTGGGGTATTGGAATAATGAATTTGCAACAACTGAAGTATTCAGAGCCAATATCCAGAATGAAAATATTGCATACCTCCGATCGGGGGATCTTGGATTCACATATAACGAGCATCTCTTCGTTGTCGGGAGGATTAAAGACTTAATTGTCATAAACGGCCAAAATATCTATCCCCACGATATAGAAGGATTAATAGAAAGCAGTCATGTCGCCATCAAAGCAGGAACGACCGCCGCTTTTGCGACAGAGATCGACAATGTGGAACGAGTGGCTGTCGTCTGTGAAGTTGAGCACAAATGGAAAGCCCATTTCGAAGAAATTGTCCAAGTTCTTCGGAAAAGGCTGGTGGACGACCATGCCATCATCCTGCATTCAATTGCTTTTGTGCAAAAAGGAGCACTTCCAAAGACCACCAGTGGCAAAGTTCGACGCGCAGCAACGAGACAGGCATTTCAGTCAGGTGAACTATCTACGATCCATCTGTGGCGACTTGACAAGGATGAGACCCGTTCGCTGACGGAAGGGATCACCCAGCACCACGAAATTGACGATGTGCTCGCAGCCATCTCATCTTCCATCCAAGATATACTTCATCCTGAAGCGTCACCTCAGCAACCACTCGATCTCGAAAGCTCGCTTGTTCATCTTGGCTTCGATTCTATTGAAATCATGAGATTTTCCAACAGGATCGAGGAGTTGTTCAATGTTTCCATACCATCCGACGTCTTGTTCGGTCCAAGCACCGTTGTGGAATTGGCGCGCAAGATTCGGGAACTCAGATCGATCGATGATCTGAGCATCCCGAGGATTGATCCGAGTTATTCTAAAAGTAAACCGTCCCCCCGTCTTATGCCGGTTGCGAGGGATGGTGAGATCGCGTTGTCGTTCTCGCAGAACCGGCTCTGGGTGCTGGAACAGCTGGAAGCGCTCGGTGCGGCCTATAACATCGCCGCGGCGGTGCGGATGGACGGCAATCTCGACGTGGTCGCCCTTGAGCGGGCCTTCGCGGAGCTCGTGCGCAGACACGAGGTTCTGCGCACCCGTTTCGTCACTCGCGACGGCCAGGTCTTCCAGGCAATCGACGAGACGGCCCCATTCCGGCTGGCGCTGATGGATCTGTCCAGTCTTGACCCGGCCCAGCGCGCCGACACGATCCGGCGGGCCGAGCAGGACGAGGCGGCGCACCGCTTCGATCTGGTGCAGGGCCCCCTGATCCGCGCAACCCTGTTGCGGCTTTCGGCCCAGGAGCACATCATCTTGGTGACGATGCATCACATCGTCTCCGATGGCTGGTCGATGTCCATCGTGATCCGTGAGATCGGCGCGTTATATACCGCCTTCATGGAAGGCCGGCCTTCGCCTCTGGCCGGACTGCCAGTGCAATATGCCGACTTCGCCGTCTGGCAGAGACGCTGGCTGCAGGGCGAGGTGCTCGACAGGCAGGTCTCCTACTGGAAGGCTCGTCTGGCGGGTGCACCGCCCGCCCTCGAACTTCCGACCGACCGTCCCCGTCCGTTGACCCAGAGCTATCGCGGTGCCAGCTGCACCTTCGAACTGCCGAAGGAACTGACGGGGGCGCTCGCAGTGCTGGCCCGCCAGGAGGGTGCAACCCTGTTCATGGTGCTGCTGGCGGCGTTCAAAGTCGTCCTGTCACGGTGGAGCGGACAGGACGATATCGTTGTCGGCACCCCCGTTGCGGGACGCACCCATGCCGAGACCGAAGACCTGATCGGCTTCTTCATCAACATGCTGGCCTTGCGGACAAGTCTTGCCGGCGATCCCGACTTCCGGACGCTGCTGCGACAGGTCCGTGACGGCGCCCTGGAAGCCTACGCACATCAGGAGATGCCCTTTGATCGACTGGTCGAAGAGGTCAGGCCGGCACGCGACCTGAGCCGTCAGCCTATCTTCCAGACGCTCGTCGTGCTGCAGAACATGCCACAGGAGAGGTTGGAACTCCCCGGTATGACCCTGCGTCGCGTCACCGAACAGCGTGCCACCGCAAAGTTCGATCTCTCGCTCTATCTCCAGGAGACGGAGAACGGCCTCGCCGGCACCCTGGAATATGCAACCGATCTGTTCGAGCACGACACGATCGAACGTCTGAAGGACCACTATCGCCTCCTCCTGGAGGGCATCGTGGCAGACCCCGAACAGCCAATATCCCGTCTGCCGATGCTGACAGACGCCGAGCAGCACCTGCTGTTCGACGTCTGGAACGACACCACCGCCGACTTCCCCCGCGACAAGCTCCTGCACGAGCTCTTCGCCGATCAAGCCGCCCTCACCCCCGACGCCGTCGCCGTCATTTATGATCAGCAGCAACTCACATACCGGGAGCTTGAGCGGCGATCGAACAAGCTCGCGCATCACCTGCAGAGCCTGGGCGTCGGCCCGGAGGTTATTGTCGGCCTGTGTGTCGACCGCTCTGCCGAGATGATCGTCGCCATGCTCGCCATCCTGAAGGCCGGAGGCGCCTACCTGCCGCTCGATCCGGCCTACCCCAGGAACCGGCTGGCCTACATGCTGCGCGACGCCGCAGCCCATGTCGTCGTCACCCGCACAGTCTCGCGCCCAAGCTTGCCCGACCAGGTCAAGAACATCGTCGATCTCGATGCCCATCACGATGTCATCGAGGCCTGCCCCGACACCCCCCCAGCTTCCGGCGCCGACCCCATCAGCCTCGCCTATGTCATCTATACATCCGGATCAACAGGACAGCCAAAAGGCGTCATGATCATCCATGAAGGCGTGGTGAACTACATCACCACTCTCAACCGCCGTTATTCCCTGTCC
Coding sequences within it:
- a CDS encoding prephenate dehydrogenase dimerization domain-containing protein, translating into MLNGDFNSVVVLGAGGGFGRFFSQRLSSTAKNLTRVDINPSPGCLVGDAANLQGEDFNDALKTADLVLLCLPEEPAKRALRTLCNLLHPSCLLVITCSVMNDFSQITQSAKANGSTLQDVLFINPLFAPDLDPSGRSLAAASAGDGVGQKAFLRLIESWGLRLVETDPNSHDQLTALYQVSVHAAVIAVVLAWSKSNVRLDSTFAPPPARAIKLLAARILSGQPATYWAIQKENPHAKSARNSLLEALKELDAIFSSDEIENFEGVREACGALFGDNTIYEHAEACAEMFRAIPNPRSQ